From the genome of Solanum lycopersicum chromosome 7, SLM_r2.1:
AACTATCcaatttaatataaatcaaattcaaCCGGCTTCACACAATAATTTAACCCGAGCTAATCTATTGACCAGCATAATTTATCTTTCAAACAAGAAAACTAATGTTCGATTGAGTTCTCTCCGGATAACTTACTTCGACTTTGACTTCTTAAATTGCTGCACTTTTTCATGCCGCAACAAACAGTTGAGTTTTTTTAGCATAGCAGCCCACTTGCTCTTACCCATAGCTAGGGAATAAATCACGATAATCAACGAGCAAAGAAATAATAACACAACATGACAATATCATGTTTATGACAACCATCAAGTAAAGAGTCTTGTAGATAAACCTACTGATGAAGATAATGAAAGGAGCATGTAAAAAACACACCACcacataattatattcttagACTTATTGTGTAGACTTAGATATTTGTGtacagtttatgactttgtgtTGTGTTTTATGAATTCTAAGAGAACTCAATTGGATGTTAGGTTTCTTGTTTGAAAGATAAATTGGGTGGATGAATAATAGGTCGGCTTAAATTATTGGGCGGGACGGGGCGGGCTATAtccaaatttgatttattttaaattgaatagTTCTTTTAACTCTGACCATCCACGTGTCGTCAGTTAATCATAAAGGTGTATTTAGCCCGAAGTTATGTATATTTAGCCCAAAAGTATAACTTGTgatatatttaaggaaaaataacttaaatacacaactataatttttatattctccaattttccctactttttttaaatattacataattccctattttttttattttagtgtaagtttttagatacattacactctctcctataatacacatttaccaattttaatgcctattttttctccattaaaacactcaacctcttaaatcaatttttgaattttaaattttttccatttaaacactcaaccttttaatcagctttttaattttgaattattaaatttaattaaatttaaataaaagaacaaattttgaaattttgaatttcaaaattcaaaaaatatggaAGCAGGGTAACTTCCACTGCATTCTACCGTTTTGTTCTTACCAAAGTCAcctttcacttcttttttttccttaatcgtCTTCATCCCACTATTTCTTCATAACTTTGAATCTTCTCAACCCAGcagatttttctattttcttctttttattcttaatccatATTCGACTATTTCTTCCTAATATTGAATCGTAAGAACCCAGATCCTTTTTATAGttaatccatcatcaattcgtatattcttctctttttcgtttttgttaattgtttaaTTACTTCATAGTAATATAAGTGTAGTAAAGTATAAtctgtgcttgatgatacatgTTGAATCTGTGTGTACATTGTTTAGTCAATGTAATGATACATGTAGTAGCTATGTATCACATGTTCTGCATGTAGTATGAATTCCTAtatgatatcatgtatcagtaaggtattagttgtttagttgatttactcatacatgttttgaaacttgttataatgtatcattcattaagtttaataaatgctTCATCAGATAtagttgatgatacatatagattctttgtgtatgttgtttagtcgctgtttatgatacatgtattagacatgtatcacatgttataatgttttatttaattcaatgataCATGTTATagacatgtatcacatgtttttcatataGTATGAAATTCTGAAAACTGAAACCATGTATCATTAAGCTATTTTCAACTATTGCCAAAGCCTGTGTATCATTTGTTGTGTCTTCTACACACGTTATTTCTCCACTTCTTCCATCAAAGTTATGTACAGTACCACTATTCTTCTCAATTGTGTCAATACATAATGGATATATTGAAAATCCAGGCTCGTTTTTTTTCAgttcaaaatatagtttaacacTCATATCGTTCTTAAGTTTCATCGGACAGGAGTTACCTTCTACAATGTAtcgaatttcaatttctttccttgATACATCAATGTTCAACTCGGCCGCAATTGCTGCTTTGAGATTAGAAAACGAAATTGAATCACCAACAACGATTCcatcaattttgtaattttcatactgcaattcgttcacccaaattccggaatatctcatcaaaatcgaagtattcatcttcaaaaacccactgcaacaacaaaaaaatttcggCAGCTCCAATTGTTTTCTAAATAACTGATacaatctttgattttcaaattatgaaattaaatatccaattaagtgctgatttaatgctgattaatgatctgttaccaCAAATTAAGCTGTTTTAGTAACAACTTTAAATTTACCGTTTTTATCccctattttttcttaacagttttaagttactatgtatcatttaccatgtatcataactttctaaagtatcacggctcagcaattttaagggattttttgtaattattaaacttatcgggacagaatgtaattattgaattacactatgagattccttaaatttatacatttaaacTATTTCATGTAGTAGAATGGTATATTTGACCCTTTACCCTTTTCTTAGATACAATTGATACATAATACATTTAAATGAATTTCTTCTTATTAACACgtgagagaaaaagagagagggGAGGGGGGTAaaaatttgttataaaaatatgtttttttttatataaaaaaatcaaaatatagcttttttttataaatatgttgCTAATTTTGATTAGTTCCATaatttttcctcaaatttttaaGTAAGAGATGGTtagtttttagattatttttattaaatattttatatcaccaacaaaattatttttttgcaatatactatatatattttaaagaatagaaacttatataatcatttctttttctttccaccTTATATTAATTAGGGCTATATAGAATACAATGTACTAAAGATAATAGCCATTTAGCCCTAACGTTCCTTTTTCCCCCAAAGGCCAAAACCCTTCTTGTTCCTCCAAACTTCTCACAAAAAGCTTGACTTTTACGGATCTTCAACAATGAAGAAGAGACTCAGAGAATCCAGAATCAAACACCAAACAACCATTATTGACACCACCTTAACACAAGGTACTTCTCTGATAAAGCATTTAGCTGCTTGTAACGCTTCCATTAGGTCAAAAGCATTCGCACATCTTCAAACATGGCTTGTAACACAAACTCAACtcgatgatgatgatatgaagaAGTTGTGGAAGGGACTTTTCTACTGTCTCTGGCATTCTGATAAAGCCCCTGCTCAAGCTCTACTTATCAACCGTATTTGCTCTATGGTGAAAACTCTTGATTTCGGTCTTTGTTTGCATTATTTTTCTGCTTTTTTGATAACCCTTCGTCGTGAATGGAATGGTATTGACCATTTGAGATTGGACAAGTTTTACTTGCTAATTAGGAAATTTCTTAGGGTAGTTTTTGAATTGATGAAGAAATATGGTTGGAATTTGGAGATTATGGTAAAATGTAATGAGATATTGGAAAATAATGCTTTTCTTGCTACAGATAAGTTGTTGGGTCATGGGGTGAATTATCATATTGCTTCTGTTTTTCTTGATGAGCTAAAAGGTTGTTTTGTTCCGGTCCAAGAGGATGTGGTTTTCTGCTTGTTTAAGCCCTTTTTGAGTGTATTGGGGAAGTCTGAGGATAAAATTATGGTTGGGAAAGTGAAAAATTGTGTGTTTGAGGAGTTGTTAAAGATTGGGAGGAGCTTGCTGGAGAGGAGGAAGGAAGGTGTGGAGGTGGATGAGAGCTATGATGATGTAGCATTTGGGATTATCGCATTGAAAACAGGGTTTTCAGGAAAGCTTTTTGAGGTTGGTTCATCCATGGACTGTGTTCAGGGTAATAGGAAGGTAGTGTTGAAATTGCACGAGGAGTTCTTGAGGTTGGAGAAGGAGTTTGAAGCTTCGGGGATTGAATTTAGTCTGCCTGAGACGAATGAGGTTGTTGATGATGGTGAAGATGTGCCTCAGTTAATACCCATTGAGGATAGTTTGACTGGTAAAGTGGGTGATTTAGAGAATGATGAAGGATTTGGTGATGAGGCTTTAAGGAAATGCAAAAAGGTGAAGAGAGCAGTAGATGGAGGCAGTAAAAAGgctaagaagaaagaaaagaaaaagaaggtttCTGAGGATGACACTTTGGTTGAGGAAAACGAGACCAATGAGCTCGAGGCTACTAAAcgggagaaaaagaaaaagaaaaagaagaaaaatgggcTTAGTAATGGTGACAGCAGGGAGAATATGATTGCTATTAATGGTGATAGTTCCAATTACGAGCTGGTCACTGAGAACAAAGTGACTTTTAATGAAGAAGTGATTTCAAATCTTCAGATGCAGTTTGAGAAGGTTGCTGCTGAAGTTGCTTCAGACGATGACAACGATTCATCTCACACACCTACTATTtctatgaaaaagaaaagaaagagaggaAAAATTGCTGAGGGAACAGAGTCTTGCATCCATGTTATAAGTAGTGAAGGGAATGCTGCTACAAAGAGCACAGAGAAAAGTTCAAAGAAGGTTAGGTTTGCTATGAAGAACAACCTGATATGGAAACCAAACAGTCCAATGCCTCCACAAAACTTACGGTTGCCACCCACTCTTACTCCCCGAGGTAGTGCTTTGAAGAAGGGGGTGCCTCCTGGCCCCATAAGAGAGATGCCTCTCTCCAAGAAGatgaaacagaaaaagaaaggcCGCAAGATACTAAGGACAGTCTCCCCTGCCATGAAGCGACTGAAAAAGATGAAAGCTGTGTCTACTTAGTAAAGTTTAAGTTGCAGGTGCTTGTTCgtcaactatttttttttaaactctgTTATTTGAGATTTTCTAAATTCATTTCTGGAACTTCACATTTCTTCTGCTTAGGATTTTTGGTAGCCTTACCTTGGATTAAACTCTAAAGTTTCTTTGAAGAAATTTGTTCAAGCAGAGTTGATCTATGAATTACTCTATTGTTGTATGACCATCGTGTTATAGATAcctttatgttttttccctccTTTTCTTGATCATGTGATTGGAAACTGGTATATCTATGTATCCTCTTATTGATTGGGATGTATCCTTTATGTTTCAGCCCCGCCTTTTTGGTGCTGACGTGGTACAAGCCTTAACTATATTCCGTGCTTTCTCACCAATGGATATACAACCTTCTCTTTAAAAGAAGAGGTTGACTTTAGAgtcattataaaaataaagtttgacGCTTTGTAATTTTGGTGTTAGTTTGGGCAGGcaaatcttgttttttttttccgagCATAGTAACACTGCAGGCAAGTCTTGTTTTCCTGGGGATGGAAACTTATATACAGATAATATTACTAGGCTAAGCTGATAATGAGGAAATCAGCTTGCAGTAGTGGATTTGTTAGCTAAACTTAGGAAAGTAGgagaaattaagaagaaaaattaggTTGCAGATTTATGTCCTGGCAAGTCATCAAAAGTTTGAGATGTGTGAAGGCATTTGTTCTTTAATAATTAAACTCAACTTAGATTTTTGCATTGGCAACAAATTTGATATTTACTCTTCTAAGCATGAATTTTGTAGAGAATGATATGCTAGGGATGAAGTCTCTGCTCATCATACTCCTGTTTAAACCAATATAAAAAGAGAGAAGACAGAAAAAGCTAGTGATTGGATGCCACTGGATAATATCTGCTAATCTGTATTGAGAACATGTTTCTATTGTTAGATTAAAGCATGTTTCTAGTCTATTCACACAAAACTTTGCTTGAGAAGGACAGAGAAAGGAAACAGGATGATGAGACTTCCCAAATGGGATGCATGTAAGCTTCCTCTCAGCTTATGTTGTCCACCTTGAAGAAGGCAAGTAAAGTGTTTCACCTTCTCTTGCCTGTCCAATTTATGTTAGGTTGGAATAACTGATATAACTTTTCTATGCTTTACTTCCCTTTTCTACTAACTTACAAATCAAGATAATTAATTCATGGCTGTTGAATCCATTAACAGTAGCTAGTACAATGTATAATACATTTTACAACATCAAGTTTCTGAGATAATGTCTAGGAATTAAAGGGCACTGTTAGACAAGTGTAGATTATATTCATTTCCCTTTACTTTCTGGTCTTTAACCCAAATGAGCAGCTTAATTTCTGTCTTTGATTTTCCAGAACTTTGTCGTCTCACTTAAGGGGATACTTTTTTAGCTAGACGTGGAAGAGTAATATGTTTATATGCTTGTTGATTTTCCTTTTCCCTTTTGAGTTATCCTTGAAATTGATGTATTGTTTGCTTTTCTTCCTTCCCTATTTTGCAATTTCTCACTTTTGAATTGTTAGAGTATGACCCTTCCCTGGACTCTCTATGAAAGCGGGATGCTTTGTACACTGGGCTTCCCCTTTTCTAGAGAGTATATTCCAAAAGGCGTCAGTCCATTGCTATTGTCCTCTTCAAGCAGAACGAGGTTGCCTGTTGTGTGTTTGATGCATATTGCGACGTGCTATGCTTTGTGGAACAAACATATAAGATAAATAAAGATGCCAATGAAcagtaaaagaaaatataactaaaaatacAACTGACAATTATACATAGTAATTGAGAAGACTATAATTAAgtgaaatttataaataaatatcatttaaatCAGGTTTGAAAATATGTGTTGATTCAGATGTAAAGTGCAGTCTTAAggttttaattcaactttatgaTTAGTATTTATCTGATACTTACTTATTGATTTGCTCTTTCTAATGAGTGAAAATATCagcatctttttctttttggacaATCATATCACctttttcacttatatttatTGTTCAGTGTCCTCTCCCCTTTGGTGTTTAGTTCAAACTCACTGGCTTTTGAACTCAAAAGAAATCCTCATTTGGGTTGTCAGCATTAGTAGAACTACTTTGTAATGTTGCATCTTCTTGATGTCTTTCTAGTACTGTTTACTATCAACCAAACAAACTAAGTGGATCCTACAGTCCTGGTGAATGCAAGTCTCATAACATGTTTTGGGCCAAATGCACATTCCTTCCCTGAGGCTCAGTAACTTGCTAGCGTTTCAGTTTATGAGCACGAGTATTTGTTAGTTGCTTTGGCATACCTGTATCAGAAGACTGTTTTGATATGGGTCTCTGAATATTTCAGGtggattttcaaaataaactagAAATTAGCAGAAAATTGCATAAACCAATAccagttactttttttttattatgaagcTGGGACGACATAAGATAGGATTTATTTGAGTTCAGAAGCCAGTGAGATTATGTTGAAAACATAACATGGTAATCTTGCAGTGCAGTCTGGTGCAGAAAGAAAGCTGCATGATTATCTTTTAGATAGTAATAGTAGTACTGTTCTTTTTTTAACTCGGAATTACAGTTTAACCTACCTGTAATGCTCATGTGAAGCTATGGTTTTTGCCTTTGTGGGTATCCTTCCAATAAGGTCTGGATGAAGTTTGTGTACACTACTCTCTGCGGACCTCACTTTGTGGGAGTTCACTGGGCATGTTGTTGGAATAAAATAGTTATTTGGGAAGTATGTGTATTGGCTGGTCGAGTGAACTTTATCAGATGCCAAAGTCCTTTTAACCTTTATAGGTGTTTTTGTATGTTATTTCTATTTCCTCCTCAtctctaaagaaaaaaaatgaaaaagtctgtacaatttattttttttctcaaataatagGATGCAATTTGTTCACCCCAGAAGATCGAAATGAGTTTTTCATATAATACTTGGCTTGGTTCTGTAATGTAATGTATTAGAAACTTTACTTTTATGAGTATATCTCTACTAGTCCGGTGGAACAATATTTTGTTgagataaatacaaaaatattccAATGTCAAATTGATTGCTAACATTTGACCTCATTTTTTTGGAcctaatgaaaattttaattttaattgtgcATATTTTAGTCGTTAAGTTTGCTTGTTTTCAATGTCTGGATTTTAATCATTAAGTTTGCTTGTTTTCGATGTCTGGATTTTAATCATTTACATCTTTATCACTAGGTAGGTTAATTTTTCTTACTTTATAACTACCTAATGAGTTGGAATAATGAAGATTTGTAACAAAGTTTTTATATCATTAAGATATCTATTTgtgattttctataaaataaaatgagttcaTTGTTACTTCGTCTACTTCTATCGATCAACACAATCTCTATGGAGCTACAATTGCCACCATTGTCAATTACTATCATCTGTCATTCAAAACCATCAATCCATTATCCTTAGGCCAATCACAATCATTATAATCGTTAGTTACCAAAATCAATTGGCATCATCATTAAACATTATTTGCAATCATCACTACCCATCGTTATTACATTTACTAAATCAGTATGCATAATTACCACTATAAATCAACATTATAATGCTAAAGATCATAATTATTCACATAGCTATTAGCTATAACTAACATTTTACTACTAATTATCAATTGTCATCACAAAATCACTATACCATAAAATATTATCCACAAACATCATTATCAGTTAACACCATTCCAAATTGAAACATCCAATCATCATCTCTAATTATTACCATCATTAATGtcatataacattttaaaaatattttattaatataatattagattaaattattatttttaaacaagaacaaaattatatacattCAAATGTTTAGAAACCAAACGGTCCTAACTATTGAGTATTCAAATATTAATACACCATCTTAATACTCAATATGTCATTAATAtgagataatatatatttattcttgattgttaCCTTATTCAATTGCATGTAGTCAATGCTCATTTTCATCGtgccatttttatttttcaaaaataacataGGTTTCTTGTATAGCGCTACACTAGGAtcgatgaaacccttatcaagtAGCTCCCAGAGTTGAACTGTCAATTCTCTCAATTGAGTTGGGTTCATATGATATGAAGGAATAGAAATAGATTGAGTTTCTAacactaaattaaaattgaactcAATTTTTCTCACCGGAGGTAGCTCGAATAAAACTTCTAAAAACACATCAACAAATTTCTGAACAATTAAAACACTGTCAACAGTAACATATTCTCCCCTCGAGTAAAGAAGGTTGTTGTATGCAAAGTAGGTGAATTGCACGATTAAGGAAGAGAAGCAAGTGAATAAGTAAATTGATAGGGCGACAAGGATGGAGGCTAAGTTAGTTGTTACAACAgctaaaacaatatatatatatatatatatatatatatatatatatatatatatatatatatatatatatatatatatatattgaaataggTGATAAGAGCGAAGATAACAAAAAATTGTACATGCTCGTGAATGCAAAAGAGAGGAAGGCCCCAAGCTTGGATAAAATAAAGTACATCAAAAATGAAGAAGACAAGGTATTGACAGAGTAGAACCTCTTTACACAAAGATTGCTAGCATATATTCATACACTATTGAAAGAAGAAGGCAAAGATATTATGTTGGGTGAGTTGGAACACTCGCAGAGACATCAAAATTTTGGGTACCACATTAATATTGAGGAGGTCAAACATACTA
Proteins encoded in this window:
- the LOC101265348 gene encoding uncharacterized protein gives rise to the protein MKKRLRESRIKHQTTIIDTTLTQGTSLIKHLAACNASIRSKAFAHLQTWLVTQTQLDDDDMKKLWKGLFYCLWHSDKAPAQALLINRICSMVKTLDFGLCLHYFSAFLITLRREWNGIDHLRLDKFYLLIRKFLRVVFELMKKYGWNLEIMVKCNEILENNAFLATDKLLGHGVNYHIASVFLDELKGCFVPVQEDVVFCLFKPFLSVLGKSEDKIMVGKVKNCVFEELLKIGRSLLERRKEGVEVDESYDDVAFGIIALKTGFSGKLFEVGSSMDCVQGNRKVVLKLHEEFLRLEKEFEASGIEFSLPETNEVVDDGEDVPQLIPIEDSLTGKVGDLENDEGFGDEALRKCKKVKRAVDGGSKKAKKKEKKKKVSEDDTLVEENETNELEATKREKKKKKKKKNGLSNGDSRENMIAINGDSSNYELVTENKVTFNEEVISNLQMQFEKVAAEVASDDDNDSSHTPTISMKKKRKRGKIAEGTESCIHVISSEGNAATKSTEKSSKKVRFAMKNNLIWKPNSPMPPQNLRLPPTLTPRGSALKKGVPPGPIREMPLSKKMKQKKKGRKILRTVSPAMKRLKKMKAVST